Proteins encoded together in one Pantoea sp. CCBC3-3-1 window:
- a CDS encoding TetR/AcrR family transcriptional regulator: protein MSTQSEARDARHRQRQDEIIAAGRRCFRQAGFHGASMAQLAAEARLSVGQIYRYFTNKDAIIEEMVKRIIDTRLQHMEETAATNLPRLLAWRHALNEDDEALMMEVAAEATRNPVVAQMVSDADNRMFTHACRNVKRDYPHFSDEHIRACVEVLAVLTEGTSCRRLTPQKASAERLYSLYQQFNDLLFKTEDS, encoded by the coding sequence ATGAGTACACAATCTGAAGCACGCGATGCACGGCATCGCCAACGCCAGGACGAGATTATCGCTGCTGGCCGTCGCTGTTTTCGCCAGGCAGGTTTTCACGGTGCCAGTATGGCGCAGCTGGCCGCAGAGGCGCGCCTGAGCGTCGGTCAGATCTATCGCTATTTCACCAATAAAGACGCGATTATCGAAGAGATGGTGAAACGTATTATCGATACGCGGCTGCAACACATGGAAGAGACGGCGGCGACCAATCTGCCGCGGCTGCTCGCGTGGCGTCACGCGCTGAATGAAGATGATGAAGCCCTGATGATGGAGGTGGCAGCCGAAGCGACGCGTAACCCGGTTGTTGCACAAATGGTAAGCGACGCCGATAACCGCATGTTCACGCATGCCTGCCGAAATGTAAAACGAGACTATCCGCACTTCAGCGATGAACATATCCGCGCCTGCGTGGAGGTTCTGGCTGTCCTGACGGAAGGCACCTCATGCCGACGCCTGACGCCTCAGAAAGCCTCAGCGGAACGCCTGTACTCTTTATACCAACAATTCAACGATCTACTTTTCAAGACAGAGGATTCATGA
- the osmE gene encoding osmotically-inducible lipoprotein OsmE — protein MNKVTGFIGAAVALAVLSGCTAYDRAESFVTKPVVQDVKKGMTRQQVRDIAGPPSTEITMTHARGTCQTYVLGERDHKQQTYFVSYSDTGRVMNYGFQSCKEYDTDPQAGQ, from the coding sequence ATGAATAAAGTAACAGGATTTATTGGTGCTGCCGTGGCTCTGGCTGTGTTGTCCGGTTGTACAGCTTATGACCGCGCCGAAAGTTTCGTAACCAAGCCCGTTGTTCAGGATGTTAAGAAAGGGATGACCCGTCAGCAGGTTCGCGATATCGCGGGACCACCTTCTACTGAAATCACCATGACGCATGCTCGCGGCACTTGTCAGACTTATGTGCTGGGCGAGCGTGATCATAAGCAGCAGACCTATTTCGTGAGCTACAGCGACACCGGCCGCGTGATGAATTATGGTTTCCAGAGCTGTAAAGAGTACGATACCGATCCGCAAGCGGGTCAGTAA
- a CDS encoding DUF6515 family protein, protein MKKVISTLFALTLLAPTLAIAHPGDWGPGPGWDHGHGHGGGGPGRLSFLPEAAAAVIIGGLTYYALNGNYYQRQNDNTYVVVQPPAERFSGDMHALDYNGERFYVQDGHYYRRDIDGRYLEVPRPPGL, encoded by the coding sequence ATGAAAAAGGTGATAAGTACATTGTTCGCCTTGACGCTGTTAGCCCCTACGCTGGCCATTGCGCATCCCGGAGACTGGGGCCCGGGACCCGGTTGGGATCATGGTCACGGCCATGGTGGCGGTGGCCCTGGACGGCTCTCTTTTCTGCCGGAAGCCGCCGCAGCAGTGATCATCGGCGGCCTGACCTATTACGCGCTAAACGGCAACTACTATCAGCGTCAGAACGACAACACCTATGTTGTTGTACAGCCACCCGCGGAACGCTTCAGCGGTGATATGCACGCGCTTGACTACAACGGCGAGCGTTTTTACGTGCAGGATGGTCATTACTACCGTCGGGATATTGACGGTCGTTACCTGGAAGTGCCACGCCCGCCAGGCCTGTAA
- a CDS encoding MFS transporter, with protein sequence MRAATDTRYRYRIFAMLFLIALINYIDRGALSFAANAIADEFHFSKVQLGVVLSYFGFGYLFGSLCGGFLADRLGTKKVWLLAGVLWSLLEIATAWAGELGMALFGGSAIMGFAVMRVMFGVAEGPAYALMNKAIAHWAPDNERGIALGIGLLSTQVGALLTAPVAVGLLLLTNDWRVMFILLGIFSLAAMLLFARAFTDTPEQQPRVSASERNLILHGQAESAAGPRLPWWRFFSSRTLVCNALGYFSFLYITFTLVTWGPKYLQDNFHYDLHSLWYVAMIPWSGACLTVLLGGKIADTLLKRFKNLRLARNVFASVTLMLTALCFMAIPWMPSATAIILMMTLGNALNALVNNVYWSVVIDVTPKSTVGTYSGMTLAIANLASIISPMLSGWLAQHYGYNAMFSATAAIAFGSMLAMLFLQPEKKLTVTGPVFHPQRKEAI encoded by the coding sequence ATGAGAGCTGCTACCGACACCCGTTATCGCTATCGAATCTTTGCCATGCTGTTTTTGATCGCCCTAATCAACTACATCGATCGCGGCGCCCTCTCCTTTGCGGCTAACGCGATTGCAGACGAATTCCATTTCAGCAAAGTCCAGCTTGGTGTGGTGCTGAGCTATTTTGGTTTTGGCTATCTTTTTGGCTCATTGTGCGGCGGCTTTCTTGCCGATCGCTTAGGCACGAAAAAGGTCTGGCTCCTTGCTGGCGTTCTCTGGTCATTACTGGAAATCGCTACCGCCTGGGCTGGCGAGCTGGGTATGGCGCTATTTGGCGGCTCGGCGATTATGGGCTTTGCGGTAATGCGCGTGATGTTTGGCGTTGCGGAAGGGCCAGCGTACGCCCTGATGAACAAAGCCATCGCGCATTGGGCACCTGACAATGAACGTGGAATTGCGCTGGGTATTGGCTTGCTGAGTACTCAGGTTGGCGCTTTACTCACTGCGCCTGTCGCGGTTGGCCTGTTGTTATTAACGAATGACTGGCGAGTGATGTTTATTTTGTTGGGGATTTTTTCACTGGCAGCCATGCTGCTTTTCGCCCGCGCATTTACCGACACGCCGGAACAGCAGCCGCGCGTCAGTGCCTCTGAACGAAATTTGATCCTGCACGGCCAGGCTGAAAGCGCCGCTGGCCCCCGCCTGCCCTGGTGGCGTTTTTTTAGCAGCCGTACCCTTGTTTGCAACGCGCTGGGCTATTTCTCTTTTCTCTATATTACTTTCACCCTGGTGACATGGGGGCCCAAATACCTGCAGGATAATTTCCATTATGATCTGCACTCGTTATGGTACGTCGCCATGATCCCCTGGAGCGGCGCCTGTTTGACCGTGCTGCTAGGCGGGAAAATTGCCGACACGTTATTAAAACGCTTCAAAAATCTGCGCCTGGCGCGCAATGTCTTCGCCTCCGTCACTTTAATGCTTACCGCACTCTGCTTTATGGCCATCCCGTGGATGCCTTCAGCAACCGCTATTATTCTGATGATGACGCTGGGCAACGCGCTGAATGCGCTGGTGAACAACGTCTACTGGTCGGTGGTTATTGACGTCACGCCTAAATCGACGGTCGGCACCTACAGCGGAATGACGCTGGCGATCGCAAACCTTGCCTCGATTATTTCTCCGATGCTTAGCGGCTGGCTGGCACAGCATTATGGCTACAATGCTATGTTTAGTGCCACTGCGGCAATTGCCTTTGGCAGCATGCTGGCAATGCTGTTTTTACAGCCGGAGAAAAAGCTGACGGTGACTGGCCCTGTTTTCCATCCGCAGCGTAAGGAAGCAATCTGA
- the katE gene encoding catalase HPII → MSKETDNKEITHNAPLTGPDSAKPGMDSLAPADGSHKPLSEPTPPGKQPTAPGSLKAPETSNAKLDALETFRKGGENFPLTTNQGTRIADDQNSLRAGTRGPTLLEDFILREKITHFDHERIPERIVHARGSAAHGYFQPYRDMSDITKADFLRDPNQQTPVFVRFSTVQGGAGSADTVRDIRGWATKFYTEEGVFDLVGNNTPVFFIQDAHKFPDFVHAVKPEPHNEIPQGQSAHDTFWDYVSLQPETLHNVIWAMSDRGIPRSYRTMEGFGIHTFRFINAEGKATFVRFHWKPVAGKASLLWDEAQKLTGRDPDFHRRDLWEAIEAGDYPEYELGVQLIPEEDEFKFDFDLLDATKLIPEELVPVELIGKMVLNRNPDNFFAETEQVAFHPGHIVPGMDFTNDPLLQGRLFSYTDTQISRLGGPNFHEIPINRPVCPYHNFQRQGMHRMDIDTNPANYEPNSINDNWPRETPPSPHRGGFESYQERIEGHKVRERSPSFGEYYSQPRLFWNSQTPVEQQHIIDAYSFELSKVARPYIRERVVDHLVHIDVSLANGVAQNLGIALSDEKMHTAPPKDVNGLKKDASLSLYAVPSGSIKGRQVALLISDGVIAADVLAILQELKAQGVHAKLLAPHMGQVRADDGSSLPIDATFSGLPSLTFDAVIVPDGNIDALLLSGDARYFLLEAYKHLKVIGLSGAARRFKSQFGLGDSEQEEGIIEDSKAEGVLMSEFLAAMAAHRIWSRSQKALSVPA, encoded by the coding sequence ATGTCAAAAGAAACCGATAACAAGGAAATAACCCATAACGCCCCGCTAACCGGTCCCGACTCGGCAAAGCCAGGCATGGATTCTCTGGCACCCGCGGACGGCTCACACAAGCCTCTGTCCGAGCCAACGCCTCCCGGAAAACAGCCGACGGCGCCAGGCAGTCTGAAAGCGCCGGAGACCAGTAACGCGAAGCTCGACGCGCTGGAAACCTTCCGCAAAGGCGGTGAAAATTTCCCGCTGACCACCAATCAGGGCACACGCATTGCTGATGACCAAAACTCGCTGCGTGCTGGCACCCGTGGTCCAACATTGCTGGAAGATTTTATCCTGCGAGAAAAAATCACTCATTTCGACCACGAGCGCATTCCGGAACGTATCGTTCACGCGCGTGGTTCAGCAGCACATGGTTACTTCCAGCCCTATCGCGATATGAGCGATATTACGAAAGCTGATTTTTTACGCGACCCGAATCAGCAGACGCCGGTTTTTGTTCGTTTCTCTACGGTTCAGGGCGGCGCAGGTTCAGCAGACACCGTGCGCGACATCCGCGGCTGGGCCACCAAGTTTTATACGGAGGAAGGCGTCTTCGATCTGGTTGGCAACAACACGCCCGTGTTCTTTATTCAGGATGCGCACAAGTTCCCCGATTTTGTTCACGCCGTGAAGCCTGAGCCGCACAATGAAATTCCTCAGGGCCAGAGCGCGCACGATACGTTTTGGGATTACGTCTCGCTTCAGCCTGAAACCCTGCACAACGTGATTTGGGCGATGTCAGATCGCGGTATTCCTCGCAGCTATCGCACCATGGAAGGTTTCGGCATTCATACTTTCCGCTTTATTAATGCAGAAGGTAAAGCCACCTTCGTCCGCTTCCACTGGAAGCCCGTGGCCGGTAAAGCCTCGCTACTGTGGGATGAGGCGCAAAAACTGACCGGGCGCGATCCGGATTTCCATCGTCGCGATCTGTGGGAAGCCATTGAAGCGGGCGATTACCCGGAATATGAACTGGGCGTGCAGCTGATCCCGGAAGAAGACGAATTTAAGTTCGACTTTGACCTGCTGGATGCGACCAAGCTGATCCCGGAAGAACTCGTGCCGGTTGAGCTTATCGGTAAAATGGTGCTGAACCGCAATCCGGATAACTTTTTTGCCGAAACCGAGCAGGTCGCCTTCCATCCCGGCCATATCGTTCCCGGCATGGATTTTACCAACGACCCGCTGCTTCAGGGACGTCTGTTCTCCTATACCGATACGCAAATCAGCCGCCTTGGCGGGCCGAACTTCCACGAAATTCCGATTAACCGCCCCGTTTGCCCTTACCACAACTTCCAGCGTCAGGGCATGCACCGCATGGACATTGATACCAACCCGGCTAACTACGAGCCGAACTCCATCAATGATAACTGGCCGCGTGAAACGCCTCCGTCCCCCCATCGCGGCGGTTTCGAAAGCTATCAGGAACGCATTGAAGGCCATAAGGTTCGCGAGCGCAGCCCTTCCTTCGGTGAATACTATTCTCAGCCACGCCTGTTCTGGAACAGTCAGACGCCGGTTGAGCAACAGCACATTATCGACGCCTATTCATTTGAGCTAAGTAAGGTTGCGCGGCCCTATATCCGTGAACGCGTTGTCGACCATCTGGTTCATATCGACGTATCGCTGGCCAATGGCGTGGCGCAAAATCTGGGTATCGCGCTCTCGGATGAAAAAATGCACACCGCACCGCCAAAAGATGTTAATGGCCTGAAAAAAGATGCCAGCCTGAGCCTCTATGCCGTACCGAGCGGAAGCATCAAGGGACGCCAGGTGGCGCTGCTGATCAGCGACGGCGTGATAGCGGCCGACGTGCTGGCGATCCTCCAGGAACTGAAAGCCCAGGGCGTGCATGCCAAACTGCTTGCGCCACATATGGGCCAGGTGCGCGCTGATGATGGATCTTCACTGCCGATTGACGCGACCTTTAGCGGCCTGCCGTCACTGACGTTCGATGCCGTTATCGTGCCGGATGGTAATATCGACGCGCTGTTGCTCAGTGGCGACGCGCGCTACTTCCTGCTGGAAGCCTATAAGCATCTGAAAGTGATTGGCCTGAGCGGTGCCGCACGCCGCTTTAAATCACAATTTGGCTTGGGCGACAGCGAGCAGGAAGAAGGCATTATCGAAGACAGCAAGGCGGAAGGCGTGCTGATGAGCGAATTCCTTGCCGCGATGGCCGCGCACCGTATCTGGTCGCGCAGTCAGAAAGCGTTAAGCGTTCCGGCATAA
- a CDS encoding L-cystine transporter, translated as MNLPLILNLVAFIALLALLARSGKTQWSLAKKVLVGLVMGVLFGLALHTIYGPDSAVLKESISWFNLVGNGYVQLLQMIVMPLVFASILSAVARLHNASSLGKISFLTIGVLLFTTAISALVGVFVTWLFGLNANGLVQGAQETARLAALQSNYVGKVADLSPPQLLLSFVPKNPFADLTGANPTSIISVVIFAAFLGVAALHLLRDDKPKGERVLAAIDVLQAWVMKLVRLIMKLTPYGVLALMTKVVASSNLNDIIKLGGFVVASYLGLAIMFAVHALLLAVNGVNPKVFFRKVWPVITFAFTSRSSAASIPLSIEAQTRRLGIPESIASFAASFGATIGQNGCAGLYPTMLAVMVAPTVGINPFEPMWIATLVGIVTLSSAGVAGVGGGATFAALIVLPTLGLPVTLVALLISIEPLIDMGRTALNVNGSMTAGTLTSQWLKQTDRALLNADAREDAELAHR; from the coding sequence ATGAACCTTCCTTTGATACTTAACCTGGTAGCATTTATTGCTCTCCTGGCGCTGCTGGCCAGAAGCGGTAAAACCCAGTGGAGCCTGGCAAAAAAAGTGCTCGTCGGGCTGGTAATGGGTGTGCTGTTCGGACTGGCTTTGCACACTATTTATGGGCCCGACAGTGCTGTCCTGAAAGAGTCGATTAGCTGGTTTAATTTAGTCGGTAACGGCTACGTTCAGCTTTTACAGATGATTGTTATGCCGCTGGTGTTTGCGTCCATACTGAGCGCCGTTGCCAGGCTGCATAACGCCTCCTCATTAGGTAAAATCAGTTTTCTGACTATTGGCGTGCTGCTGTTTACCACGGCTATTTCTGCGCTGGTCGGCGTCTTTGTCACCTGGCTGTTTGGCCTGAACGCTAACGGGCTGGTTCAGGGCGCACAGGAAACGGCTCGTCTCGCCGCGCTGCAATCAAATTATGTTGGAAAAGTGGCCGATCTTTCGCCGCCACAGCTGCTGCTCTCCTTTGTACCGAAAAATCCGTTTGCCGATTTAACCGGTGCTAATCCTACGTCGATTATCAGCGTAGTGATTTTCGCTGCCTTCCTCGGTGTCGCTGCGCTTCATTTATTACGTGATGATAAACCTAAGGGCGAACGCGTGCTGGCCGCGATTGATGTGCTCCAGGCGTGGGTAATGAAACTGGTTCGTCTGATTATGAAGCTGACGCCATACGGCGTGCTGGCGTTAATGACGAAGGTTGTTGCCAGTTCAAATCTCAACGACATCATTAAACTCGGTGGCTTCGTGGTGGCGTCCTACCTGGGCCTGGCAATCATGTTTGCGGTCCATGCGCTGCTGCTGGCCGTCAACGGCGTTAACCCGAAAGTGTTCTTCCGCAAAGTGTGGCCAGTTATTACCTTTGCTTTTACCAGCCGCTCCAGTGCGGCAAGTATCCCGCTGAGCATTGAGGCGCAAACTCGCCGCCTGGGGATCCCTGAATCGATTGCCAGCTTTGCGGCCTCTTTCGGCGCAACTATCGGTCAGAATGGCTGTGCGGGTTTGTACCCCACGATGCTTGCGGTGATGGTCGCGCCTACCGTTGGCATTAATCCGTTCGAACCGATGTGGATTGCAACGCTGGTTGGCATCGTGACGCTCAGTTCTGCGGGCGTGGCAGGCGTTGGCGGCGGTGCGACTTTCGCTGCTCTGATCGTCCTGCCTACGCTTGGCCTGCCGGTTACGCTGGTAGCGCTGCTGATCTCCATTGAGCCATTAATCGATATGGGACGTACGGCGCTCAACGTGAATGGCTCAATGACGGCCGGTACGCTGACCAGCCAGTGGCTGAAGCAAACCGATCGCGCATTGCTAAATGCCGACGCCAGGGAAGATGCCGAACTGGCACACCGGTAA
- a CDS encoding metal-dependent hydrolase, which yields MTAEGHLIFAIASAIFAKRAELTPVLASADWWHIVPATLLTCLLPDIDHPRSFLGQRFRWLSHPIARAFGHRGFTHSLLAVAGGVALFNLQVPAEWVVPADVFQGLVLGYLSHIVADMLTPAGVPLLWPCRWRFRLPLLRSQNGNQMERMLCLALVGYAIIFPQGSPGFGKTDWPPQAINAVQSSISRFLNHSLAQ from the coding sequence ATGACGGCCGAAGGCCATCTCATTTTCGCCATTGCCAGCGCCATTTTTGCCAAGCGAGCCGAGTTAACCCCGGTGCTGGCCAGCGCTGACTGGTGGCATATTGTTCCCGCCACGCTGCTGACCTGCCTGCTGCCGGATATCGATCATCCGCGCTCGTTTCTGGGGCAGCGATTCCGCTGGCTGTCGCATCCCATAGCACGGGCGTTCGGCCATCGGGGCTTCACCCACAGTCTACTGGCGGTAGCGGGCGGCGTAGCGCTGTTTAATTTACAGGTCCCGGCCGAATGGGTAGTGCCTGCCGATGTATTTCAGGGACTGGTGCTGGGTTATCTGAGTCATATCGTTGCGGATATGTTAACCCCCGCAGGCGTACCGCTGCTCTGGCCATGCCGCTGGCGTTTTCGCCTGCCGCTGCTCAGAAGCCAGAATGGCAACCAGATGGAAAGAATGCTTTGCCTGGCGCTGGTGGGTTACGCCATTATTTTCCCGCAAGGTTCGCCTGGATTTGGCAAGACCGACTGGCCTCCCCAGGCAATAAATGCGGTGCAAAGCAGCATCAGCCGCTTCCTTAACCACTCGCTGGCGCAATAA
- a CDS encoding L-talarate/galactarate dehydratase: MSTSANSQAVTYAQATGTATAADTGDRITWVKLSLAFLPLATPVSDAKVLTGRQKPLTEVAIIFAEIRTREGFEGVGFSYSKRAGGQGIYAHAKEIADNLLNEDPNDIDKIYSKLLWAGASVGRSGMAVQAISPLDIALWDLKAKRAGLPLAKLLGAHRDSVQCYNTSGGFLHTPLEQVLKNVAISRESGIGGIKIKVGQPDTAEDIRRLSAVRHALGDDFPLMVDANQQWDRDTAIRMGRKMEDFNLVWIEEPLDAWDFEGHAQLAAALDTPVATGEMLTSFREHEQLILNNACDFVQPDAPRVGGITPFLQIMDLAARHHKKLAPHFAMEVHLHLSAAYPLEPWLEHFEWLNPLFNEQLELRDGRMWISDRAGLGFTISEQARKWTVLECEFGERP; this comes from the coding sequence ATGAGCACCAGCGCTAATTCTCAGGCCGTAACCTATGCCCAGGCAACCGGTACAGCCACTGCGGCCGACACTGGGGACCGAATCACCTGGGTAAAACTTTCTCTGGCTTTCCTTCCTTTAGCCACACCGGTTAGTGATGCTAAGGTCCTGACCGGTCGGCAAAAGCCCCTCACCGAAGTGGCCATTATTTTTGCTGAAATCCGCACCCGGGAAGGTTTTGAAGGCGTGGGATTCAGCTATTCAAAGCGAGCGGGTGGACAGGGCATTTATGCTCATGCAAAAGAGATAGCCGATAATCTGCTCAACGAAGATCCTAACGACATTGATAAAATCTACAGCAAGCTGTTATGGGCCGGCGCTTCGGTTGGGCGAAGCGGCATGGCCGTGCAGGCGATTTCGCCGCTGGATATCGCCTTATGGGATCTCAAAGCGAAGCGTGCAGGATTACCGCTGGCCAAACTTTTAGGGGCGCATCGTGATTCTGTACAGTGTTACAACACCTCCGGTGGCTTCCTGCATACGCCGCTGGAGCAGGTGCTTAAAAACGTGGCGATTTCTCGTGAAAGCGGTATTGGCGGCATTAAGATTAAGGTCGGTCAGCCGGATACGGCAGAAGATATTCGACGACTCAGCGCCGTGCGTCATGCGCTTGGCGACGATTTTCCATTAATGGTGGATGCCAATCAGCAGTGGGACAGAGACACGGCTATCCGCATGGGACGCAAAATGGAGGATTTTAATCTGGTCTGGATTGAAGAGCCGCTGGACGCGTGGGATTTTGAAGGACATGCGCAGCTTGCCGCCGCGCTCGATACGCCTGTCGCCACAGGAGAGATGCTTACCAGCTTTCGCGAGCATGAGCAGTTGATTCTGAACAACGCCTGCGATTTTGTGCAGCCTGATGCGCCAAGAGTGGGTGGCATTACGCCATTTCTGCAAATTATGGATTTAGCGGCAAGGCACCATAAAAAACTGGCACCGCATTTTGCGATGGAAGTGCATCTGCACCTGTCTGCTGCCTATCCACTGGAGCCGTGGCTGGAGCATTTTGAATGGCTGAATCCGCTGTTTAATGAACAGCTGGAGCTGCGCGACGGAAGGATGTGGATTTCGGACCGGGCCGGTTTGGGCTTTACTATCAGCGAGCAAGCGCGTAAATGGACGGTGCTGGAGTGCGAGTTTGGCGAGCGGCCATAA
- the hxpB gene encoding hexitol phosphatase HxpB: MTWSRPVLAAIFDMDGLLIDSEPLWYRAELDVFETLDVDLSKRDALPDTLGLRIDQVVRMWYETLPWSGPSQQEVTQRIITRALDLVEETRPLLPGVEQALKLCKAEGLKIGLASASPLHMLKQVLEMFNLRHYFDVLASAEALPYSKPHPQVYLDAATQLGIDPLNCVTLEDSFNGMIATKAARMRSIVVPDSDYAADPRWALADVKLSSLVELSSRHLHGK; this comes from the coding sequence ATGACGTGGTCACGCCCAGTGCTTGCAGCAATTTTTGATATGGATGGCTTGCTGATCGATTCAGAGCCGTTGTGGTACCGTGCCGAACTGGACGTTTTTGAAACGCTGGATGTCGATCTTTCAAAGCGAGATGCGTTACCGGATACGCTTGGTTTGCGCATCGATCAGGTCGTTCGTATGTGGTACGAAACGCTGCCGTGGAGCGGCCCGAGCCAGCAGGAAGTAACGCAGCGGATTATTACCCGCGCGTTGGATCTGGTTGAAGAGACCCGCCCTCTGTTACCCGGCGTGGAACAGGCGCTGAAGCTGTGCAAAGCCGAAGGGTTAAAAATTGGGCTGGCATCCGCTTCGCCACTGCATATGCTGAAGCAGGTGTTGGAGATGTTTAACCTGCGTCACTACTTTGACGTGCTGGCGTCGGCAGAAGCTCTGCCCTACAGCAAACCTCATCCGCAGGTTTACCTGGATGCCGCTACGCAATTAGGCATCGATCCGTTGAACTGCGTAACGCTTGAAGACTCATTTAATGGCATGATCGCCACTAAAGCCGCGCGCATGCGTTCAATTGTCGTGCCTGATTCTGACTATGCCGCCGATCCGCGCTGGGCGCTGGCTGACGTAAAACTCTCTTCGCTTGTTGAGTTAAGCAGCCGCCATTTGCACGGCAAATAA
- a CDS encoding YniB family protein has product MTYQQAGRVAVIKRIAGWIIFIPALISTLISLMGFLEKTREKQEGINAVMQDFSHVMIDMIRFNTHFLDAFWQNSPIPDFNQGSNVLFWVIYIAIFVGLALQASGARMWRQSRHLREGIEDQMILEKAKGEEGRSRQQLEEKIVVPRHTIFLQFFPLYVLPVIIAAAGYFVLKLAGFIH; this is encoded by the coding sequence ATGACTTATCAACAGGCTGGGCGAGTCGCAGTCATTAAGCGTATCGCTGGCTGGATTATTTTTATTCCAGCGCTGATTTCCACGCTGATCTCGCTGATGGGGTTTCTGGAAAAAACCCGCGAAAAGCAGGAAGGGATTAATGCGGTAATGCAGGATTTTTCGCACGTGATGATCGATATGATCCGTTTCAACACCCATTTTCTCGATGCATTCTGGCAGAATTCCCCGATTCCTGATTTTAACCAGGGCAGCAATGTTTTGTTCTGGGTTATTTATATCGCCATTTTTGTGGGGCTTGCTTTACAGGCGAGCGGCGCCCGAATGTGGCGTCAGTCACGTCATCTGCGCGAGGGAATTGAAGATCAGATGATCCTCGAAAAGGCGAAAGGTGAAGAAGGGCGCAGCCGCCAACAGCTGGAAGAAAAAATTGTGGTGCCGCGCCATACAATTTTCCTGCAGTTTTTTCCGTTATATGTCCTGCCGGTTATCATTGCCGCCGCAGGCTATTTTGTGCTGAAACTCGCCGGGTTTATTCATTGA
- a CDS encoding fructosamine kinase family protein produces the protein MWSAIGRLLSEQLGEAEISQRTELPGGDVHPAWRIRYGEHEVFIKCNTREMLDLFTWEADQLELLSRSNTVRVPAVYGVGSDREVSFLLLEYIPLTALDEHSARQLGQQLAHLHQWSEQPQFGLDFDNNITTSPQPNSWLRRWSVFFAEQRIGWQLQLAAEKGIQYGDIELITRCAQNVLAAHHPQPSLLHGDLWPANCGASDAGPWIFDPACYWGDRECDLAMLAWFPELPRQIFEGYQSVWPLPDDYLLRQPVYQLYYLLNRANVFGGHWLGEAQRAVGTLLDLDELSRQHARPA, from the coding sequence ATGTGGTCAGCCATTGGTCGTCTGTTGAGTGAGCAGTTAGGTGAGGCTGAAATCAGCCAGCGCACAGAGTTGCCGGGCGGTGATGTCCATCCGGCATGGCGTATTCGTTACGGTGAGCACGAGGTTTTTATCAAGTGCAACACCCGGGAGATGCTGGATCTGTTCACATGGGAAGCCGATCAGCTTGAACTCCTTTCCCGCAGTAATACCGTTCGCGTTCCGGCAGTTTACGGCGTAGGGAGCGACCGTGAGGTCAGTTTTTTGCTGCTGGAATATATTCCTCTTACCGCGCTGGATGAACACAGCGCCCGGCAGCTGGGCCAACAGCTGGCTCATTTGCATCAATGGAGCGAGCAGCCTCAGTTTGGTCTGGATTTTGATAACAACATTACCACCTCACCTCAGCCAAACAGCTGGTTACGACGCTGGTCTGTTTTTTTTGCCGAACAGCGGATTGGCTGGCAGCTACAGCTGGCGGCAGAAAAGGGCATCCAGTATGGCGATATAGAGTTGATTACCCGCTGTGCGCAGAACGTATTGGCTGCTCATCACCCTCAGCCTTCCTTGCTGCATGGCGATTTATGGCCGGCAAACTGTGGAGCCAGCGATGCGGGCCCATGGATTTTCGATCCTGCCTGCTATTGGGGTGACCGAGAATGCGATCTGGCAATGCTCGCCTGGTTTCCAGAGCTGCCACGTCAGATTTTCGAGGGCTATCAGTCAGTCTGGCCGCTGCCGGACGATTATCTGCTGCGTCAGCCGGTCTATCAGCTTTATTATTTACTGAACAGGGCAAACGTGTTTGGCGGACACTGGTTGGGAGAAGCGCAGCGAGCGGTAGGCACGCTGCTGGATCTGGACGAACTGAGCAGACAGCACGCCCGCCCAGCCTGA
- the ghoS gene encoding type V toxin-antitoxin system endoribonuclease antitoxin GhoS → MGDSDVTQYVVTFRFEEKGLSDVLELNSALTNGGFTTSLHDKEGHPFELGTNSFGLVSALDEEKVREQAEGLGEMALGEKPEVEIQRFDEFLAASKT, encoded by the coding sequence ATGGGTGATTCAGATGTTACACAGTATGTTGTCACTTTCCGTTTCGAGGAAAAGGGACTTTCTGATGTGCTTGAGCTGAACAGCGCTCTGACCAATGGCGGATTTACCACCAGCCTTCATGACAAAGAAGGCCATCCTTTTGAGTTGGGAACCAACAGCTTTGGCCTCGTTAGCGCACTGGATGAAGAAAAAGTCCGTGAGCAGGCAGAGGGGCTGGGTGAAATGGCACTGGGAGAAAAACCCGAGGTTGAAATACAACGTTTTGACGAGTTTCTGGCCGCCAGCAAAACCTAA